GGCCGCGAGCCAGCCTGCCTCACTCCCTTTCGAACCGTGCGGGGAAATCGGGTTGGAGGCCCACGGCGCGGAGGTCAATGGGCTCGAAGCCGAGCGCGAGGGCGGGGCTGCCGGGCCGCAGGCGGAAGTCGCGCGCTGCGAGGTCGCGGAACAAGGGGTCGGCGACGAGGCTGTGGGCGTCGAACTTGCCGCCTTGCAGTTGCCGCCACTCGTCGAGCGAAATGACCTTGCCCGCCTTCTTCACGAGGATGCGGCCGCTGGGCTTCCAGAACAGGTTGTGGTCGGCGGCCGCCACGCGGTCGTCGCTCCAGTTGTCGAACTGGTAGACGGTGCGGCGGTCGGCGTCGGCGCCGGGGCGGATGTGCGTCTCAGCCTGCACGACGACCAGGTGGTGCCCGGCCGCGGGCGGGCCGAGTTCGATGCCCTGGGGCCTCCACGCCGGGTCGGTGGCGAGCGCGAAGGCGTCCCAGTTCAGCCCGCCGCCCTGGACGTTGGTCCAGGTGAGGGTCTGCTCGCCCTTCTTGAGCGGGAGTGCGGCGCAGGCGGCGGGGCTCCACTTCTGCTCGCCCCAGCCGCCGGTGTCGGGCAGGTTCTGGAGGGTGACCGTTTCGCCGCCGGCGGCCATCGTGAAGCGGCCGTCGAGCCGGTCGCTGCCGTAGGGCTTGTTGAGGGCGGCGTAGCGGAGCCAGACGTGGTAGAGGCCGTCGGCGGGGATGACGATCTTCCAGGTTAGGGTGGTGCCCTTGTCGTGGATGGCGCCCACGCCGCCGCCCCAGGCGCCCCTGGGCGATTCGGCGGCGCCCTCGCACACGATGAGGTTGCGGGCGTACTCGTGCTGGTCGCAGCGCTCGTCGGCCATGAAGAAGGAACGGATGGCGCTGACGTTGGACGGGGCGACGATGAGGATGTTGTTGAGGATGCGGTTGCCGATGCCTTTGGCGTAGATTGGCTGGTCGCCGCCGGCGCCCGTGACGCCGTAGATGACGTTGTTGGAGACGGTGAAGTAGTCGGTCGCGTCGTCGAGGTAGAGGCCGCTCTGGAGGTCGAAGCGGGTGTTGCCCACGTCGTGGATGAGGTTGTGGTCGTAGACGTTATCGCGCCCCGGCCCCCAGCTCTCGAGGGCGCCGGTGTCCTGGCTGTCCTCGTTCACGTGGTGGATGTGGTTGTAGGCGATGAGGTTGTTGCGCGAGTGGAGGAAGTCGTGGCGGTTTTCGAAGGTGACGCCTTTGACCTGCTCCTTGAGCACCTGATAGCGGAGGCCCTTGATGGTGGTGGCGTAGCGGGGCATGTGGTGGATGTGGTTGTGGACGATGCGGTTGTGGCCGCT
Above is a genomic segment from Planctomycetota bacterium containing:
- a CDS encoding right-handed parallel beta-helix repeat-containing protein → MRFFAALLMGATLMASCSRPTEPPRQANADFVVAPDGDDAGPGTAAQPFATPARARDAVRQLVAAGLAKDVTVRLRGGTYCLPQGIAFGPEDSGTAEHRITYAAWPGEVPILVGGVPVTGWTPHAAGIWRAAIPEGIQPTQLFENGERLALARAPNEGCFHVENAVPGQPRTAFVYRAKDLDPKGWDWAEGRVFLWPTHDWFSTDKPIVGVDPEKRVITLKGSDGYDIRANNRYFVQNVLALLDAPGECVIRLKERRLYVWPRKAPIERQTLVAASAPSLLAIKGEGHKLVRNLHFEGLDLSIANGDVVGITGAEDCSLRFCKVENGGACGISLHGHAQRITLYGNLIRGHGLYGVNLQGRGPGQPDVNHHHTVENNHIHRCGRLVGHGCGVYISQSGHNRIVHNHIHHMPRYATTIKGLRYQVLKEQVKGVTFENRHDFLHSRNNLIAYNHIHHVNEDSQDTGALESWGPGRDNVYDHNLIHDVGNTRFDLQSGLYLDDATDYFTVSNNVIYGVTGAGGDQPIYAKGIGNRILNNILIVAPSNVSAIRSFFMADERCDQHEYARNLIVCEGAAESPRGAWGGGVGAIHDKGTTLTWKIVIPADGLYHVWLRYAALNKPYGSDRLDGRFTMAAGGETVTLQNLPDTGGWGEQKWSPAACAALPLKKGEQTLTWTNVQGGGLNWDAFALATDPAWRPQGIELGPPAAGHHLVVVQAETHIRPGADADRRTVYQFDNWSDDRVAAADHNLFWKPSGRILVKKAGKVISLDEWRQLQGGKFDAHSLVADPLFRDLAARDFRLRPGSPALALGFEPIDLRAVGLQPDFPARFERE